The Vibrio aphrogenes genomic interval TGTATTTTACCACATTACCTAAGTTAGGAAGATTGAAAGCACCACGGCAAACCATCAACGCATCGGCTTGAGTTTGCGCTAAGCAGTTTTGCCCATCTTGATAATTCCAGATTTCACCATTTGCAATCACTGGGATCTTACTACGCTGTTTGATGGCCTCAATAAACTCCCATTTAATTTCACTGGCTTTATAGCCGCCCATTTTAGTACGTCCATGGACTGTGATTTCATTTGCTCCAGCTTGTTCAATGGCATCAGCAATTTCAAAGCAATCATGTGGGTCATCCCAGCCAAGGCGAATCTTAGCTGAAACAATAATATCTTGTGGCACGGCTTTACGACAGGCGGAGACAATATTATGAATGAGTTCAGGATGTTGAAGCAAAGCGGCTCCTCCTTTACTCTTATTCACCATTTTTGCAGGACAACCGAAGTTAAGATCGATACCTTGAGAGCCAAGCTCAACGGCTCGGACCGCATTTTCAGCCATCCAGTTGGGCTCTTGACCTAATAATTGTAAGCGAACTGGGGTGCCTGAAAGGGTTTTAGAGCCGTGTTTTAGCTCAGGGCAGAGGCGAGTAAAGACATGTTCTGGCAACAGACGGTCAACGACACGGACAAATTCTGTCACGCATAAATCATAGTCATTAATGTCAGTTAATAATTCACGCATCAGGTGGTCAAGTACACCTTCCATCGGTCCAAGAACGAGTCTCATGGGGCTTCCAAGTAGATAAAAATAATGGTGCGAGATTGTAGTGGCTTAACTAGGGATTGTCACGGCTTGCAGGGGAAATCCAACTGGATTATTTGTGTTTTATTTGGCACAGACGTGACATCTGGTTACACTAAGCCTCGTTTTAGTTATTCGATGATGCTCATGAAATTAATTGACAGTACACTACTCAACTTAACCGATTATACGCCTGAATTTATTGAAGGTGCGCTTTTAGCCGCGAACATGACGCCAAAAGCGTTGACCGCACAACAATGGATAGAACCATTGGTGGAGCTGGATAAACAGCAAGCACAAGCAACGTTGGTACAGCATTTTGAACAACAATATGGCTTATTAATGAGCTGCCAATATCAGTGTTTAGCTACCTTAACGGAAAACCAACTCGAATCGCTGGCAGATTTTGCTGAAGGCTTTATGACGGTTTGGCCGGTGATTGAACCCGGTTGGAATGAAGTTGATACCTTAACCGATGGTACGGTTCGAATGTTACAAGCGCTACTGACTACCATGATGTTAGCGATTGATGAAGCTTCAACACATCAGCAAATGAAACAAGCGGGCATTGAGTCACCGCCAACTTTGCAAAGCTTATTGCCTCAGCTAGATATTATGATTAATGAAGTAGCTAAAGCGGCCGATGACGCGATGCAAGGGATGAAAGCTCAAAGTGTCAACCCATATAAAGAAGTTGGAAGAAACGATCCTTGCGTGTGTGGGAGTGGTAAAAAATTTAAGCAGTGTTGTGGACGTCAACACTAAGACGAGCAGAATCACTAAAAAGGCCAAGGTGAAGATTTTACCTTGGCCTTTTTAATGATGATTGGATTATTTTCGCGGTGATTTTTGAATTAATGGTACAAATTGAGCAAGGAAAACTAACGCCAAAATAACCAAGTTAACACTGAAGATAACCACTAACCATTGCGGCATTGAGAGGGTTAGAAATTGCCAAACGATTTTTGAGCAATCGCCGGTAGGTTCAAACATCCATGGTGCCCATTGGTTTAGAGGAGCCCAGCTTGGAAATTTAGGGAAAATGTCACAAGTCGCAAAAGGAGAAGGGTTAAATTGATAGCCAACATGCTCTAGGGCTAATTGTAAGCCACGAAATGCGGTATATCCCCATGCAAGTAGGCCACCCCAGCGAATCCATTTATTGGACGGTTTTATCAACCCTATCAGGGCAGCAATAGCAATACCCAACATCGCTACCCGTTCATAGACACACATGACACACGGTGCTAATAGCATGACATGTTGAAAATAAAGAGCCGATAGTTCAAAAAAAACAATTAATAACAATAGCAGAAGCCAAGAAGCGCGTTTTTGGGAAAAGGCATGAAGGGAAGATAACCAGGTCACATTAATTCCTTATTTGTGTTAATTAACACATGATTCATTAAGCACATTGTTCGAAACATAAGCTACTAAATGATAAAAATTGCTTGGGATTATGAATCGAGAATAAGGGCATGTAAACCCTTATTCTCGAGCAGCAATTTAAGGATTAATGACCGATGATAGGACTACCTTGGGTTGCAATTTCAATGGTTGAAGAGGTTAACCAACCAACAGAGTGGAAGTAGGCCGTCATAGGTTCTAATAAGAAATGAATGCCGAAGTAACCAACTAAAGTTAAGATAATAGTATAAGGCAATGCCATTAATACCATCTTGCCATAAGAGAGCCTAATTAACGGTGCGAGAGCGGACGTTAATAAGAATAAGAATGCAGCTTGACCGTTAGGAGTCGCAACCGATGGTAAGTTAGTACCGGTATTAATCGCCACCGCAAGAAGGTCAAATTGATCTCGAGTGATAGTGCCATCTAAGAGCGCAGCCTTAACTTCATTGATATACACCGTACCGACAAACACGTTATCCGACACCATGGATAGAATACCGTTAGCGAGGTAGAACATAGTAATTTGTTGACCACCTTCCAACTCAAGCACCGTTTCAATGATAGGTTTAAATAAATGTTGATCAATGATTACAGCGACAATCGCAAAGAAAACAGCCAATAGGGCGGTAAAAGGAAGAGCTTCCTCAAACGCTTTACCCATAGCATGTTCTTCAGTAATACCTGTAAAGGCAGTCGCAAGGATAATGACAGATAAACCGATTAAGCCTACAGCCGCAAAGTGGCCAGCCAAACCGATAATTAACCAAACGGCAATTAAAGCTTGAACGTATAATTTAGCGACATCTTGTTTAGTCCGTTTTTTCTGCTGTTCATGCTCATATTCAATTAAAATTTTACGAACATTTTCTGGTAATTTTGCACCGTAACCAAACAGTTTGAATTTTTCAACAAAGATACAGGTTAAAAGGCCACAGAAGAAAACGGGCAGAGTGATAGGTGCCATGCGGAGAATAAATTCACCAAAACCCCAACCTGCTTGATCGGCGATGATGAGATTTTGTGGTTCACCTACCATGGTCATCACGCCACCTAATGCCGTACCAACCCCCGCATGCATTAATAGTGAACGTAAAAAGGCACGGTAATCTTCTAAATCATTACGCGTGATTTCAGGGATGTGAGCATCGGTGGTGTGGTCATGAAATGCGGTTGAATCTGGACTAGAGACCACCTTATGGTAAATTGCATAAAAGCCGATCGCGACACTGATAATCACCGCGATAACGGTTAATGCATCTAAAAAGGCGGAAAGAAAGGCTGCGGTAACACAAAAAGCGATAGATAAGAGTATCTTCGAGCGTACCCCTAATAAAATTTTAGTGAATACAAAAAGTAGCAATTGTTTCATGAAGTAAATCCCAGCCACCATGAAAACAAGCAATAACAGAACTTCAAGGTTATTGGCGAGTTCATGTTTGACTTGTTCGGCACTGGTCATGCCGATAGCAATTGCTTCAATCGCCAGTAAGCCTCCAGGCTGCAATGGGTAGCATTTTAATGCCATGGCAAGGGTAAAGATAAACTCGACCACCAACATCCAACCAGCGATAAATGGGTCAATCCAGAAAAAGACAATGGGGTTGATAATTAAAAAGGCAATAATGGTCACTTTGTACCAATCAGGCGCTTTACCGAGAAAGTTTTTGATTAGTGCATTTCCTAAAGACATATTCATGAACTTGCTTATTTCACTCCAAAAGTTTGAACCAATGCACAGTATGCCGTGATTTTCATTTCAAAATGTGAAAATCATCAAATTATTTGCCATACAAAAGAAAACATTCGTAATAACTGCTATAGAAAGTTGACGCTTGGTTGCTGTGATTTTAATTTTGTTAATTTGATTGATTATTTTTGTTTTTATTTTGTTTGTTTTCTCTGCGCCAAACAATACAGAACCAACGCAGATAGTAAACCTACAAAATGAAATATCTGGAACTGAGTTGGGTTTTTATGTGAAAAATGATGGCATGAAGAGTGAACTGACCCCCAATAGTTGGACACCAACATTGGGGGTTATTTTATGTCTAAGTACATCAGAGAATTAAAGCTGTGCATTGCTCAGCGTTGCCTTGATGGCGAATCATCGACATCTCTTGCAAAAGAGTTATCTATTCCTGCGAACCAAATTCGTTATTGGACTTCTGTTTACAGGATCCATGGTTCATCTTCATTTTTACCTCTTGATTATGAAAATTCCGCAGATTTTAAATTCTCGGTATTAAAATCAATGTGGGAAAATAACTGGTCTATAAGCCAAGCGAGTGCTGAATTCAATTTTTCTTCTAACGGGACTATTTCTGTTTGGTTAAAGCTTTATAATCAGTCGGGATTCCAAGGCTTACATTCCCGACCTAAAGGCAGACCATCTATGAAAACTCAATCAAATAAGCGTCCGACTAAACCTGATGAAGACATGTCACTTGATGAACTCAGAGAGGAACTGGCTTATTTGAGAGCGGAGAATGCTGTTCTAAAAAAGTTAGAGGAGCTGGACAAGTTAAAACGTCAAGCAGCAAAGAAAAAGCGTTGACTGTTCAAGCTCTAAAACACCAACACAAAATCCAGCATTTATTGCAATCCATTGGATTGCCCAAGAGTGTGTATTACTACCAATGCCAAGTGTTGAGCACTCCCGAGCCTTACGCGAATGAGATAGCGAGTATTGAAAGAATATTTCATAAGCATAAAGGTCGATATGGTTATCGACGCATTCATTATGCTTTACGTAGAGAAGGCATCTACTTAAATCATAAAACGGTTCAGCGCTTAATGGCAAAACTAGGGCTAAAATCGACCGTAAGACCGAAGAAATATCGTTCTTATAAAGGTGCGATTGGGCGTATTGCCCCGAATATTCTGAAGCGAGACTTTAAATCGACGAAACCAAATGAAAAATGGGTGACCGATGTGACGGAATTTAAAGTGGCAGGTGAAAAAGTCTATTTATCTCCTATCATCGATTTATTTAATCAAGAAGTCGTTAGTCATACTGTAGCGACCTCACCTAAATTACATCTCGTGACCGAGATGCTAGAAAAAGCGACGAGTAAGTTAAGTCAAGCGTCCTCGTTAACTTTACATAGTGACCAAGGGTGGCAATACCAACACCGTGATTATCGTAACAAGCTAAAAGAGAAAAGAATAAATCAGAGTATGTCGAGAAAAGGAAACTGTCTTGATAATGCTGTGGCTGAAAACTTCTTCGCACTTTTAAAAACAGAAATGTACCATGGTTACCACTTTGACAGTGCTGAGCAACTTATGGCATGCATTGATGAATATATTGATTATTACAATAACGATCGGATTAAGGTGAAATTAAAAGGCCTAACTCCGGTAGAATACCGAAATCAGGCCTTAGAAGCCGCATAACAGAAATGTCCAACTTTAAGGGGTCACTTCAAGAGCAGCAATTAGCCTTCTTTAATTGACGGATTTCTTTTGTAGGTTTTCAGTCGGTCAATAGTAGTGGTATGATGAGTCAAATTTTCATTTCTAGATTAAGTAAAGTGAATAATGGTTATTAAGGCAAAAAGCCCTGCAGGGTTTGCAGAGAAATACATAATTGAAAGTATTTGGAATGGAAAGTTCCCTCCGGGTTCTATTCTCCCTGCCGAAAGAGAGTTATCTGAATTAATAGGTGTCACCCGTACAACATTACGAGAAGTGCTGCAAAGATTGGCTCGTGATGGTTGGTTGACAATTCAGCATGGTAAGCCAACAAAAGTCAATAACTTCATGGAAACATCGAGTTTGCATATTCTTGATACTTTGATGACTTTAGATACCGATAACGCCACCAGTATCGTGGAAGATTTACTGGCCGTTCGCACCAGTATCAGCCCGATCTTTATGCGTTATGCTTTTAAGTCTAATCCTGAAGCTTGCATTAAGACCCTTAATCGAGTGATTGAGTCTTGTGATAATCTGTTAGCACATTCGACCTTTGAATCTTTCATTGAGCAATCTCCTTATGCAGCCAAAATTAAACAGTCTGTAAAAGAAGATAATGAACAAGATGAACAGAAGCGTGATGCGATACTGTATGCGAAAACATTTAACTTCTATGATTATATGTTGTTCCAACGTTTAGCATTCCATTCTGGTAATCAAATCTATGGGCTGATCTTTAATGGTATTAAAAAGCTCTATGATCGAGTGGGAAGTTTTTATTTTTCAAACCCAGAAGCACGACAATTAGCATTGAAGTTCTATAAAGATTTATTGATGTTGTGTGAGCAAGGTGAATACCAAGAGTTACCAACGGTTATTCGTCGCTATGGCATCGAAAGTGGTCATATCTGGATGAAAATGAAACAGAATCTTCCTAGTAACTTTACAGAAGATGATAGTTAAATGAAGATGATAGTTAAATAAGGAAAAGCCTGCTTACATTGCAGGCTTTTTTTCAACTTGTTGAGGGCTCTCTAAAGGTAAATAAATTTCTTCACAAATCTCGTATAATATTTGGTCATAAATAGTAAAGATGAGATAAGAAATTTCAAGGGATAACGCATAAAGCTCATCTTGTGGCTCTTCAATATCAGTGCCATTTTCCCAACGTTTTAGGTGTTGCAAAATACCGTATTGATCATTGTCTGCAATGGTTAAAGGGCAGATAAGTGACAGTTGGTTTACTTTACGGCTCAGCATAATAGCGTAATGGCGAAAGCGCTGTTTTCCTTGCGGTGTCACCGTCTCAGGGATAGAAATTCGAAATCGTGTTAATACTTCAAGAGTATCTAAGACTTTTTGCCAATGATGATGATAATCCGAGGCGATTGCATCATGTCGAGAATCAACCAACCATTTGATCATAATATCATCAATTAAAAACATCGCTTGTCGGATCAACTTCCCATGCTCTATTTGGTTTTTAGCCACCGTAAATTCTGACCAATTAGCCATAATCCGGTAAGTTTTATCTTGCAAGACTCTCACTTCAGGGCCGGTTAATGTCCCGGACTGTTCTCTTAATTTGATTAAGCATTGTTCGATATCAACATGAAGTTGCTTGATGTCGTTATTGTTGCCGTCTTGAATGGAAAGTTGGCTATGCGTTAAGGCGCGATGTTGTCGAATCAAAATCAATAACTGGCGGCATTGATTTACTCGTTGAAAGCTCCATTGATTGCTTTTTTCACGTGCAAAGTTCAGATAAAAGAGTGACGCAATTACGCCAGTAACAATAAGAAAACTGAAGGTGATAAACATGGTGACTCCTTCCCTTGACGACGATATTACCTTTTTTATGCAATTTTTAAGCCAGGATTCATTCGTTGTTAGCACAAGGAGCATGAGTAGTTAGGAAGGAGGGTATGCACCAAAGTGATATTGATGTACCAATTTGGTGCATGGGATTATACCAATCTTGCCAATTATCTGATCATCTTTGCTTGTTCTCAGTCTTTTTCCTACACAATTTCTGACCATCTAAATTAGTGTGATTCACAATCGGGGGAAAGAGTGATGATAGGCTGTTCGCCATCTTTTATTGGTGTGGAATAAGTCAGATAACATCCAGAAGCTGGAGCACTACTTATATTATTGATATTTTTGAAATCAGGATCATTTGAGCCAGCATAGAAGATGGAGTAGTTTTGGTTTGCCCGGGTACTTTCAGTACTTCCAATCATCTTATATTGACCATTATCAATATTTTCTAACCCAAGTCCATCATCAGTAATACCTTCAAGCCCATCGACGACTTTAGATAAATCCACGGCAAAGGCTGGATAGCCAAATTGGGTGTTAATGGCATTTAAGTCATCAGTACTGGGCTTTCCACGGTTGAGTATGCCGCATTGGCCTTGTTCGTTGAGCTTGACACATGCCGTACCATTAAGACCCGTTGAGGTATCACCTATGTGTTCTTTGTCTTGAATGACAGCTTTTCCATACACTTCTTGTACAGCATCTTTCATCGCCCCTTTTAGACCGTGCATGATTGAATGACGGGCATCAGTCTGAATATCTAAAAACTTAGGAGCTGCAGTGACGGCTAAAATACCCAGGATTACAATCACGACCACCAGCTCGATGAGAGTAAAGCCTTTTTGATTAGTGTTTATTATCATATTGTTATCAATCTAACTATGTGTAAAATTTGTTCATTTATAGCACAGATTAAATATTTTGTAACTTTTTGTTTCGAAAAGTGTAAGGCTAATAGGCAAAAAAATACCCAGCAAATTATGCTGGGTATTGGATATGCAATGCTTTGGCTATTATATGAATTTTACATGACACGCATGCCAGGTTGAGCGCCGTCATGAGGCTCTAAAATCCATAGGTCTTTGCCACCAGGGCCAGCGGCTAGGATCATGCCTTCAGACATACCAAACTTCATCTTACGCGGTTTAAGGTTGGCAACCACGACGGTTAATTTACCTACGAGTTCTTCCGGTTGGTAAGCTGCTTTAATGCCAGAGAAAACTTGACGCGTTTCACCACCAATATCCAATTGGAATTTCAGTAGTTTGTTGGCTTTTGGCACGGATTCACACGCAATGATTTTCGCAATACGCAGATCAATTTTTGCAAAGTCATCAAACTCGATTTCGGCTTCAATTGGCTCTTTATCTAATTCAGATTGAGCGGCTTGTTGTGCTTGCTCTTTCGCTGCCATTTCTGCTGCGGCATCTTCTTTAGAGGCTTCGATCATCGCTTCTACATGTTTAGGATCGATACGGTTAAAGAGCGCCTTAAATTTAGTGATTTCATGAGCAACAAGTGGTTGAGCAATGTTATCCCACGCTAAGGTTTCATTTAAGAAGGCTTCTGTGCGAGCAGCAAGCTCAGGCATAACCGGTTTCAAGTAGGTCATTAAGACACGGAACAAGTTAATGCCGACCGTACAGATGTCTTGCAGTTCTTGGTCTTTACCTTCTTGTTTCGCGATAACCCAAGGGGCTTTTTCGTCAACGTATTGGTTGGCTTTGTCTGCAAGTGCGGTGATTTCACGGATAGCACGGCCAAATTCACGTGTTTCATATAGCTCGCCAATGCGCTCTGCAGCATCAACAAATTCTTGATACAAGGCTGGTTCTGCAAACTCAGCCGATAACTTGCCTGCAAAACGTTTGGTAATAAATCCAGCATTACGTGAAGCGAGGTTAACGATCTTGTTTACGACATCAGAGTTCACACGTTGAGTGAAATCTTCAAGGTTAAGGTCAAGGTCGTCAATACGGCTATTAAGTTTTGCGGCATAGTAATAACGCAGACATTCTGGGTCTAGGTGATTTAAGTAAGTGCTAGCTTTAACAAAAGTGCCTTTCGATTTCGACATTTTCGCGCCATTGACCGTAACGTAACCATGAACAAACACGTTATTCGGTTTGCGGAAGCCTGCACCGTCAAGCATGGCTGGCCAGAATAGGCTATGGAAGTAGACAATATCTTTACCGATGAAGTGGTATAGCTCAGCGGTGCTGTCTTGTTGCCAGTATTCATCAAAGTTTAAGTCATCACGTTTGCCACAAAGGTTTTTAAATGAACCCATGTACCCAATTGGCGCATCTAACCAAACATAGAAGAATTTATTTTTCTCACCAGGGATTTCAAAGCCAAAATAAGGGGCATCACGAGAGATGTCCCATTGTTGCAGGCCTGACTCAAACCACTCTTGCATTTTGTTGGCGGTTTCGGTTTGTAGGGAGCCAGAACGCGTCCATTCTTTCAACATGCTTTGGAATTGTGGCAAATCGAAGAAGAAGTGCTCAGAATCTTTCATGATTGGAGTGGCACCCGATACCGCAGATTTTGGATTGATCAAATCCGTTGGGCTGTAGGTTTCGCCACAAGCATCACAGTTATCGCCATATTGATCTTCCGCTTTACACTTAGGACAAGTGCCTTTGACAAAACGATCCGGTAAGAACATTTCTTTTTCAGGATCGAATAATTGAGAAATAGTGCGGCTGGTAATAAAACCATTTTCTTTTAAGCGTAAGTAAATAGAAGACGCCAGTTCGCGGTTTTCGTCACTGTGGGTGCTGTGATAATTATCAAAGCTGATGTTGAAGCCGGCGAAATCTTTCTCATGCTCTTTTTGCACTTCCGCGATCATATCTTCTGGTTTGATCCCAAGCTGTTGAGCTTTTAGCATGATTGGCGTGCCGTGAGCATCGTCTGCACAAATGAAGTTGACGGTATTACCACGTAGGCGCTGATAACGAACCCAAACATCCGCTTGAATATGCTCAAGCATGTGGCCTAGGTGAATTGAGCCATTAGCATAAGGAAGTGCACAGGTTACCAAAATTTTTCTTGGGTCAGTTGCCATAGTTTATTTTCGCTTCTTATTCTTAGAGATGGACAAAGCGGGTGTGCGACTTGAAAAACAATGCGCATACCGGAGAGCTTTATCGTCATAAATGTGGTTAATGATTCTACCCGATAGCCAACTAACTTCAAGAACACATCATGGCATTATGGGGTATTTTTAATGCGGATAAGCCCACGAGGAGGTTTGTTAGGCATTATTTTAAGCGCAATTGGTTAAGATATTTTGCTGAGCAACAAATATTGTTACGATGGCGGAGTTAATTGACTCGCCATTAAAGAGGTTTTATGTCTGATTTGTACCGCACCAAAGAAGCCTGTCTCCAACGCTTAAACCAATTTGAACATGAAGCTTTGATTGAGCATTGGGCTGATACACCAAATCTTGTGCAAATGATAAAACAAGGTCATTTACGCATCACCTTACCTTTTGTGTATCAAGGCTTGGTAGAAGAATTGCAAGCCTGGTGTGAGACTCAAAGGGAGCAAGGTTTTCCTTTGGTTGAGATTACGACTCAAGTTAAGCCCTTAGTCACCAAACAAAGTCAAGCCGTGAAAGGAGTCAAGAATATTATCGCGGTAACGTCAGCAAAAGGTGGTGTCGGCAAATCAACCACTGCCGTCAATTTAGCCTTGGCATTGCAGGCTCTGGGCGCCAAGGTTGGCTTGTTAGATGCCGATATCTATGGCCCATCGGTTCCCTTAATGCTCGGCACTCAAGGCGCACAACCTGATGTACAAGATGGTAAATGGATGCTCCCGGTAGAAGCTCACGGGCTGTTTACTAACTCGATTGGTTATTTGATTGACGACCAAGACGCGGCAATTTGGCGAGGGCCAATGGCGTCAAAAGCACTGGGACAAATACTCAATGAAACCTTGTGGCCACAATTGGATTATTTAGTGATTGATATGCCACCAGGTACAGGGGATATTCAGCTCACCTTAGCACAACAAGTTCCTGTCACTTCTGCTGTAGTGGTGACTACGCCGCAAGATATCGCACTAGCCGATGCTAAAAAAGGCGTCACCATGTTTGAAAAAGTGGATATTCCAGTTTTAGGTTTGATTGAAAATATGAGTTATCACATTTGCTCAAATTGTGGTCACCATGAAGCCATTTTTGGACAGGGTGGTGCGGCCAAAATGGCGCAAGAAGCTCAGCTTGCCTTATTAGCACAAATTCCACTGCATATTGATGTGAGAAGTGATATTGATAATGGTTGTCCTACCGTTGCAGCAAGGCCTCAAAGTGAACATGGCTTAATTTATCAACAGTTGGCATCACATGTTTCAGCCAACTTATTTTGGCAAGGAAAACCAAAACCGGATGAAATTCGTTTTGTGGAAGTGAATTAAATGAAAAATTGGTGGAGAAATAAGCATCTCTACTTTGATTCAATTAATAAATTGCTTTTGTAACTCGCACCACGCCTAATTTTGGGTATATAATCAAGCGGTTTAAATACCCATTTTGATTCTTAGAAAAACGCTGGAATCAACTTGGGTTTCCTTGTCACTATTGAGCTTGGGTGCTTTACATGTCAGAACAACAAAACATGCCTGAAAAAAATAAATGCGTCATTGTAGGAATCGCCGGCGCATCGGCTTCAGGGAAGAGCTTAATTGCAAGCACCATCTATAAAGAATTACGTGCCAAAGTCGGTGATCACCAGATTGGCGTGATCACAGAGGATTGCTATTATCGCGATCAAAGCCATCTTAGTATGGAAGAGCGTGTAAAAACAAATTATGACCATCCTAGCGCATTAGATCATGACTTATTATGTGAACAATTAGAGCAATTGGTTCAAGGTAAGTCAGTTGAAATTCCAGAGTATAGCTATTCAGATCATACTCGTACTGAGAATACGACATTAATGACGCCAAAAAAGGTCATCATTTTAGAAGGGATTTTACTGCTAACAGAACCTCGTTTACGTCAGTTAATGCATGCTTCTGTTTTTATGGATACGCCATTAGACATTTGTTTATTACGTCGTGTTAAACGTGATGTTGAAGAGCGTGGTCGTACTATGGAATCGGTATTGAAACAATATCAAAAAACGGTGCGTCCAATGTTCATGCAGTTTATTGAACCATCAAAACAGCACGCTGATATTATTGTTCCACGTGGTGGTAAAAACCGTATTGCGATCGATGTACTTAAAGCTCATATCGCTAAGCTTTTGAAATCATAAGAAATATGTATTAGGCTAAGAGCCACCTTAGGAGAGATATTCGTGAGATTGTGTGATAGGGATATAAAAAAATATTTGGAAGCAGGTAAAATAGCCATTTCGCCAACGCCATCGGAAGAGAGCATCAGTGGTTTAACGGTTGATGTTCGCCTTGGTCATCAGTTCCGTGTATTTAATGATCACAGTGCGCCTTATATCGATCTGTCTGGTAAAAAAGATCAAGTAACGGCTCAACTTGAAAAAGTGATGAGTGATGAAATAGAAATCTCAGACGATGAAGAATTTTATTTGCATCCAGGTCAACTTGCTTTGGCGGTCACTTATGAATCGGTTGATTTACCGGCCAATATTGTGGGGTGGTTAGACGGTCGTTCTTCCTTGGCTCGATTAGGTTTGATGGTGCATGTAACTGCTCACCGAATCGATCCAGGTTGGTCTGGGCGTATTGTATTAGAGTTTTATAATTCTGGTCGTTTGCCGCTAGCACTTAAGCCGATGATGCCAATTGGCGCATTAAGTTTTGAAGTGTTATCCGGTGATGCTGAAAAACCGTATAACAAGCGTAATAACGCGAAATATAAAAACCAGCAAGGTGCCGTTGCTAGCCGCATAAATGAAGATTAAGTCGTTACGACTTTAATTTAGAATTGACTCTTAAAAAAGTGGCTATCCTTTGGTATCGCCACTTTTCTTTTTAATAAGGGAACGTCATGAAAAAAGTACTCCTATTCCTTTCTGTGCCTATCGCTGTGATTGTGATCGCGATTTTGG includes:
- a CDS encoding SEC-C metal-binding domain-containing protein translates to MLMKLIDSTLLNLTDYTPEFIEGALLAANMTPKALTAQQWIEPLVELDKQQAQATLVQHFEQQYGLLMSCQYQCLATLTENQLESLADFAEGFMTVWPVIEPGWNEVDTLTDGTVRMLQALLTTMMLAIDEASTHQQMKQAGIESPPTLQSLLPQLDIMINEVAKAADDAMQGMKAQSVNPYKEVGRNDPCVCGSGKKFKQCCGRQH
- the dusC gene encoding tRNA dihydrouridine(16) synthase DusC; the encoded protein is MRLVLGPMEGVLDHLMRELLTDINDYDLCVTEFVRVVDRLLPEHVFTRLCPELKHGSKTLSGTPVRLQLLGQEPNWMAENAVRAVELGSQGIDLNFGCPAKMVNKSKGGAALLQHPELIHNIVSACRKAVPQDIIVSAKIRLGWDDPHDCFEIADAIEQAGANEITVHGRTKMGGYKASEIKWEFIEAIKQRSKIPVIANGEIWNYQDGQNCLAQTQADALMVCRGAFNLPNLGNVVKYNDAVMPWKDVVALMVKYSQYEIEGDKGLYYPNRIKQWLAYLRHEYSQADQLFRDIRRHNKAAPIIQHIQALDIA
- the dsbB gene encoding disulfide bond formation protein DsbB, whose protein sequence is MTWLSSLHAFSQKRASWLLLLLLIVFFELSALYFQHVMLLAPCVMCVYERVAMLGIAIAALIGLIKPSNKWIRWGGLLAWGYTAFRGLQLALEHVGYQFNPSPFATCDIFPKFPSWAPLNQWAPWMFEPTGDCSKIVWQFLTLSMPQWLVVIFSVNLVILALVFLAQFVPLIQKSPRK
- a CDS encoding type II secretion system protein — translated: MIINTNQKGFTLIELVVVIVILGILAVTAAPKFLDIQTDARHSIMHGLKGAMKDAVQEVYGKAVIQDKEHIGDTSTGLNGTACVKLNEQGQCGILNRGKPSTDDLNAINTQFGYPAFAVDLSKVVDGLEGITDDGLGLENIDNGQYKMIGSTESTRANQNYSIFYAGSNDPDFKNINNISSAPASGCYLTYSTPIKDGEQPIITLSPDCESH
- the fadR gene encoding fatty acid metabolism transcriptional regulator FadR, which gives rise to MVIKAKSPAGFAEKYIIESIWNGKFPPGSILPAERELSELIGVTRTTLREVLQRLARDGWLTIQHGKPTKVNNFMETSSLHILDTLMTLDTDNATSIVEDLLAVRTSISPIFMRYAFKSNPEACIKTLNRVIESCDNLLAHSTFESFIEQSPYAAKIKQSVKEDNEQDEQKRDAILYAKTFNFYDYMLFQRLAFHSGNQIYGLIFNGIKKLYDRVGSFYFSNPEARQLALKFYKDLLMLCEQGEYQELPTVIRRYGIESGHIWMKMKQNLPSNFTEDDS
- a CDS encoding IS3 family transposase, whose translation is MTVQALKHQHKIQHLLQSIGLPKSVYYYQCQVLSTPEPYANEIASIERIFHKHKGRYGYRRIHYALRREGIYLNHKTVQRLMAKLGLKSTVRPKKYRSYKGAIGRIAPNILKRDFKSTKPNEKWVTDVTEFKVAGEKVYLSPIIDLFNQEVVSHTVATSPKLHLVTEMLEKATSKLSQASSLTLHSDQGWQYQHRDYRNKLKEKRINQSMSRKGNCLDNAVAENFFALLKTEMYHGYHFDSAEQLMACIDEYIDYYNNDRIKVKLKGLTPVEYRNQALEAA
- the nhaB gene encoding Na(+)/H(+) antiporter NhaB, coding for MNMSLGNALIKNFLGKAPDWYKVTIIAFLIINPIVFFWIDPFIAGWMLVVEFIFTLAMALKCYPLQPGGLLAIEAIAIGMTSAEQVKHELANNLEVLLLLVFMVAGIYFMKQLLLFVFTKILLGVRSKILLSIAFCVTAAFLSAFLDALTVIAVIISVAIGFYAIYHKVVSSPDSTAFHDHTTDAHIPEITRNDLEDYRAFLRSLLMHAGVGTALGGVMTMVGEPQNLIIADQAGWGFGEFILRMAPITLPVFFCGLLTCIFVEKFKLFGYGAKLPENVRKILIEYEHEQQKKRTKQDVAKLYVQALIAVWLIIGLAGHFAAVGLIGLSVIILATAFTGITEEHAMGKAFEEALPFTALLAVFFAIVAVIIDQHLFKPIIETVLELEGGQQITMFYLANGILSMVSDNVFVGTVYINEVKAALLDGTITRDQFDLLAVAINTGTNLPSVATPNGQAAFLFLLTSALAPLIRLSYGKMVLMALPYTIILTLVGYFGIHFLLEPMTAYFHSVGWLTSSTIEIATQGSPIIGH
- a CDS encoding helix-turn-helix domain-containing protein → MSKYIRELKLCIAQRCLDGESSTSLAKELSIPANQIRYWTSVYRIHGSSSFLPLDYENSADFKFSVLKSMWENNWSISQASAEFNFSSNGTISVWLKLYNQSGFQGLHSRPKGRPSMKTQSNKRPTKPDEDMSLDELREELAYLRAENAVLKKLEELDKLKRQAAKKKR